One Vicia villosa cultivar HV-30 ecotype Madison, WI unplaced genomic scaffold, Vvil1.0 ctg.002659F_1_1, whole genome shotgun sequence DNA window includes the following coding sequences:
- the LOC131639492 gene encoding uncharacterized protein LOC131639492, with protein MAHALENQPNMGENAGSHSLATFQRENHQSSREFLRKYFREVVRGKKEIEFLELKQGSTLVTAYDVKFGELAKFYQHYDGPNGEFSKCIKFDNGLRPKIKKAISYQNIRVFADLVDSCRIYEEDNTAHCKMISEKRNKNHQNRGKSYDAPTGKGKPKFAEGRQGQRSSGEDAPANVTCFKCGKPGHNSNVCTTEVKRCFRCGKFGHALSKCKHKEVICFNIDEEGHISSLCQKPMKA; from the exons ATGGCTCATGCTTTGGAAAATCAACCGAACATGGGTGAGAATGCTGGATCTCacagtttggctaccttccagaGAGAGAACCACCAGTCTTCAAGG GAGTTCCTGAGGAAGTACTTTCGTGAGGTTGTTCGTGGCAAGAAAGAAATCGAGTTCCTTGAGCTGAAACAAGGAAGCACGTTGGTCACTGCTTACGATGTTAAGTTTGGCGAACTTGCTAAGTTCTATCAGCATTATGATGGACCAAATGGAGAATTCtcgaagtgcatcaagtttgataACGGGTTGCGCCCAAAGATTAAGAAGGCTATTAGCTATCAGAATATTCGAGTATTTGCTGATTTGGTGGATAGTTGTCGAATCTATGAGGAAGACAACACTGCTCATTGTAAGATGATCAGTGAGAAGAGGAATAAGAATCACCAGAACCGTGGCAAGTCGTATGATGCTCCAACTGGCAAGGGTAAACCGAAATTTGCTGAAGGCCGTCAGGGCCAGAGATCTAGTGGGGAAGATGCTCCTGCTAATGTGACTTGTTTCAAATGTGGGAAACCTGGGCATAATAGTAATGTGTGCACTACCGAAGTGAAGAGGTGTTTTCGTTGCGGAAAATTTGGACATGCACTGTCAAAGTGCAAGCACAAGGAAGTGATTTGCTTCAACATTGATGAGGAGGGACACATTAGTAGTCTGTGTCAAAAACCGATGAAGGCGTAA
- the LOC131639493 gene encoding uncharacterized protein LOC131639493, whose product MVTAYDAKFGELAKFYQHYDGPNGEFSKCIKFDNGLRPEIKKAISNQNIRVFADLVDSCRIYEEDNTAHCKMISEKRNKNYQNRGKSYDAPAGKGKPEVAEGRQDHRSSGGDAPANVTCFKYGKI is encoded by the coding sequence ATGGTCACTGCCTACGATGCGAAGTTTGGCGAACTTGCTAAGTTCTATCAGCATTATGATGGACCAAATGGAGAATTCtcgaagtgcatcaagtttgataACGGGTTGCGCCCAGAGATCAAGAAGGCTATTAGCAATCAAAATATTCGAGTATTTGCTGATTTGGTGGATAGTTGTCGAATCTATGAGGAAGACAACACTGCTCATTGTAAGATGATCAGTGAGAAGAGGAATAAGAATTACCAGAACCGTGGCAAGTCGTATGATGCTCCAGCTGGCAAGGGTAAACCGGAAGTTGCTGAAGGCCGTCAGGACCACAgatctagtgggggagatgctcctgctaatgTGACTTGTTTCAAGTATGGGAAAATTTGA